The Opitutus sp. ER46 genome contains a region encoding:
- the flgC gene encoding flagellar basal body rod protein FlgC translates to MNLIAAVDITSGALNAQKTRLDIVAQNIANAQTTRTLAGGPYQRQVVSFESELVRQTGSGGAGLQSVRVSGITPDRTPGQQVYNPQHPDAGPDGMVTMPNVNLSYEMVDLITASRAYEANLAVVKNARQMAVKALQIGK, encoded by the coding sequence ATGAACCTGATCGCTGCCGTCGACATCACTTCGGGTGCGCTGAACGCCCAGAAGACCCGCCTCGATATCGTTGCCCAGAACATCGCCAATGCGCAGACCACACGGACCCTCGCCGGCGGCCCCTATCAGCGGCAGGTCGTTTCCTTTGAGTCCGAACTGGTTCGTCAAACCGGCAGCGGCGGGGCTGGACTCCAATCGGTGCGCGTCTCGGGCATCACGCCGGACCGCACGCCGGGGCAACAAGTCTACAACCCGCAGCATCCGGACGCTGGCCCCGACGGCATGGTCACGATGCCCAACGTGAACCTGTCCTACGAAATGGTGGACCTCATCACCGCCTCCCGGGCCTACGAGGCCAACCTCGCGGTGGTGAAGAACGCCCGCCAGATGGCGGTGAAGGCACTCCAGATCGGCAAGTAA
- the flgB gene encoding flagellar basal body rod protein FlgB, with protein sequence MIDPIFQSDNYQLARKLLDASVLRHEAIATNIANAETPGFRRLDVAPDFAAQLKARVAAGDLAATADTINPRLAEDHTARSVRPDGNTVELERELVAMDRNSVEYEFLTELVSNNLKQLKVAITGRSV encoded by the coding sequence ATGATCGATCCCATCTTCCAATCCGACAACTACCAGTTGGCGCGGAAGCTCCTGGACGCATCGGTCCTTCGCCATGAGGCCATCGCCACCAATATCGCCAACGCGGAGACGCCTGGTTTCCGTCGGCTTGATGTTGCTCCGGACTTTGCCGCCCAGCTGAAGGCCCGGGTGGCGGCGGGCGATCTCGCGGCCACGGCCGACACCATCAACCCTCGCCTCGCCGAGGACCATACTGCCCGCAGCGTGCGACCGGATGGCAATACGGTCGAGCTGGAGCGCGAACTCGTGGCGATGGATCGGAATTCGGTGGAGTACGAGTTCCTGACCGAGCTGGTCTCGAACAACCTCAAGCAACTCAAAGTCGCGATCACCGGTCGCTCGGTCTGA
- a CDS encoding protein-glutamate O-methyltransferase CheR yields MRDSEFEFIRQLVYARSRINLSQDKRQLVSARLGKRLRATKIPTVTAYCELLQSGAAGEELEHLIDAISTNHTFFFREAAHFDFLRDTVVPEMLGRAREERWSQFRIWSAACSSGEEPYTLAITLAECMPDFPWQIEATDISHRVLAKAEAAIYTGETVSRMPSQVIRTYFQRGFGPQEGYYRVKSSLRDRVSFHHLNLLEGEPPFREPFQVIFCRNVMIYFDRDTQNELVSRLSKRLVPGGYLFVGHSESLTQMRHTLQPIKPAVYRKPL; encoded by the coding sequence ATGAGGGACAGTGAGTTTGAATTCATCCGCCAGCTCGTTTACGCGCGCAGTCGCATCAATCTCAGCCAGGACAAACGCCAGTTGGTGTCCGCTCGGCTGGGGAAGCGCCTGCGGGCAACGAAGATTCCCACCGTCACAGCGTATTGTGAACTCCTCCAGAGCGGAGCCGCCGGCGAGGAGTTGGAGCACCTGATCGACGCGATCTCGACGAACCACACGTTCTTCTTCCGCGAAGCCGCCCATTTCGACTTCCTGCGCGACACCGTCGTGCCGGAGATGCTCGGTCGGGCACGGGAGGAGCGTTGGTCGCAATTTAGGATCTGGAGCGCCGCGTGTTCGTCCGGTGAGGAGCCGTACACCCTCGCGATCACGCTGGCCGAGTGCATGCCCGACTTTCCCTGGCAGATTGAGGCGACCGACATCTCCCACCGGGTCCTGGCCAAGGCGGAGGCGGCGATCTACACCGGCGAGACGGTTTCCCGGATGCCCAGCCAGGTGATCCGGACCTACTTTCAGCGCGGCTTCGGGCCGCAGGAAGGCTACTACCGGGTCAAGTCCTCACTCCGCGACCGCGTGTCGTTCCATCACCTCAACCTGCTCGAGGGCGAGCCACCGTTCCGCGAACCGTTCCAGGTCATCTTCTGCCGGAACGTGATGATCTATTTCGATCGGGACACCCAAAACGAATTGGTCTCCCGACTCTCAAAGCGCCTCGTTCCCGGCGGCTACCTTTTCGTTGGGCACTCCGAAAGCCTCACGCAGATGCGTCACACGCTGCAGCCGATCAAGCCAGCCGTGTATCGGAAACCCCTCTGA
- a CDS encoding chemotaxis protein CheW, translating into MSTATAPAATSANSSLSGKYLTVVLENEAYGIGVLKVREIIRMQKITPVPQMPHYVKGVINLRGRVIPIVDMRVKFGLKAEFAERTCIVVVQVRLPNDAAVQMGLIVDSVEEVVTLSATEIEPTPEFGTRVNTEYILGMAKVKGAVKTLLDIDRVVAAETVQAIAQAVA; encoded by the coding sequence ATGTCCACTGCAACTGCTCCCGCCGCCACCAGCGCGAATTCGTCCCTTTCCGGCAAGTACCTCACCGTCGTCCTCGAGAACGAGGCGTATGGCATCGGGGTGCTCAAGGTCCGCGAGATCATCCGCATGCAGAAGATCACCCCGGTGCCGCAGATGCCGCACTACGTTAAGGGCGTGATCAATCTTCGCGGCCGGGTGATTCCGATCGTCGACATGCGCGTCAAGTTCGGCCTCAAGGCCGAGTTCGCCGAACGCACCTGCATCGTCGTCGTCCAGGTCCGCCTGCCCAACGATGCGGCGGTTCAGATGGGTCTCATCGTGGACAGCGTCGAGGAAGTCGTCACCCTTTCGGCCACCGAGATCGAGCCGACGCCCGAGTTCGGCACCCGCGTCAACACCGAGTACATCCTCGGCATGGCGAAGGTGAAAGGTGCCGTGAAGACCCTGCTCGACATCGACCGCGTGGTCGCCGCCGAGACCGTGCAGGCCATCGCCCAGGCCGTCGCCTGA
- a CDS encoding HDOD domain-containing protein has translation MANTVPPTIDQVCDQALRLPCSPALLPRLTAVLMSPDSSADEIADIIKLDAALAASTLRFANSAFFASVPVETISDAVVRLGMRELYRLAALALVSRWEAVSSSGEPGDFSRHALCTALASEVLAETSERVDPQSAYTAGLVCDLGKLAVAHACATFFPAIRNHCTARGGTWAQAEKEVLGYTHADVAARLLAAWKFPPLLTQVVEWCERPREGPADALPLLAHLHAGKYIATSFGPGVAEEGFLFELDSAFLLEWGFTPELLQETMAIVHDRAKQRLQHRLTHGAMAM, from the coding sequence GTGGCCAACACTGTTCCCCCAACCATCGACCAAGTCTGCGATCAGGCGCTTCGGCTGCCGTGTTCGCCGGCCCTCTTGCCGCGTCTCACCGCGGTGCTGATGTCCCCCGACAGCAGCGCCGACGAGATTGCTGACATCATCAAGCTCGATGCCGCGCTGGCGGCCTCGACGTTGCGCTTCGCCAATTCGGCGTTCTTCGCGAGCGTTCCGGTGGAGACGATCTCCGACGCCGTCGTCCGCCTCGGCATGCGGGAGCTCTACCGCTTGGCTGCGCTCGCGTTGGTGAGCCGTTGGGAAGCGGTGTCGTCGAGTGGCGAACCGGGAGATTTTTCGCGTCATGCGCTGTGCACGGCGCTCGCTTCGGAGGTGCTCGCGGAGACGAGCGAGCGGGTGGACCCGCAGTCCGCCTACACCGCCGGCCTGGTCTGCGATCTCGGGAAGCTGGCGGTGGCGCATGCGTGCGCCACGTTCTTCCCGGCCATCCGCAACCACTGCACCGCGCGTGGTGGCACGTGGGCGCAGGCGGAGAAGGAAGTGCTCGGCTACACCCATGCCGACGTCGCGGCGCGTTTGCTCGCGGCCTGGAAGTTCCCCCCGCTGCTGACCCAGGTGGTGGAGTGGTGCGAGCGGCCCCGCGAGGGTCCGGCCGACGCGCTGCCGCTGCTTGCCCATCTGCATGCTGGCAAGTACATCGCGACCTCGTTTGGGCCAGGCGTGGCCGAGGAGGGATTCCTCTTTGAACTCGATTCGGCGTTCCTGCTGGAGTGGGGCTTCACGCCCGAGCTTCTCCAGGAGACGATGGCGATCGTGCACGACCGCGCGAAGCAGCGGCTGCAGCACCGTCTGACGCACGGCGCGATGGCGATGTAG
- a CDS encoding chemotaxis protein CheA, producing the protein MAISSSQFTAIDDAVNRLAAESILAQVGRDEGLVPAYSLLGDLRDFCAPEPALRDAIAAVQNDLEKLLDKAQPFDAASLAKVRGLVEWLPGALAAVRGGEAVPAQGQAAAPAAAATASAPVAAGDGEGDVLLDLHLDENRELLGEFYAEAVDHLQQIEAALLALDQEPDNQEALNSIFRSFHTIKGNAGFLGLVPMQRLAHEVESLLDLARNHQIQLNAAIITEILRSRDALQALTQQVAIALEKGQLPSQIIPVSHLISAVKRLAASPHAPAAPAHAPVTPPAAASAAPVATAPASEVAPAAVPEASPATSAAEAAAPAAELAPVVPMPAGAATAEKTVAAAPDKKATAGPVKMAASATVRVNTEKLDSLMDVVGELVIVQSQLIESARQEGQINTTLQRNVAQLGRITKELQSTAMSLRMIPIKPTFQKMERLARDLARDFGKKVAFETSGEDTELDRTVVEEIGDPLVHMVRNALDHGLETSAARIDAGKPEVGTVRLRAYHQGSNIVVELQDDGRGIDPAKIYRKAVERGMFPDGTVLSREETLALIFAPGFSTAEKVTSVSGRGVGMDVVKRNIERLRGKIEIDSEVGKGSTFKVKLPLTMAIIDGLVVRVGEDRFILPSTSVQMALRPTRESITSVHGKGEVLDLRGRFIPVHRLNRQFGIPGDAANPWEGIVVIVETSGKVTALLVDEMVSKQEVVIKNLGAYMQNLPGVAGGAILGDGNIALILDPGSLLNAA; encoded by the coding sequence ATGGCCATTTCCTCCTCTCAATTCACCGCCATCGACGATGCGGTCAACCGGCTCGCGGCGGAGTCGATTCTTGCCCAGGTGGGCCGTGACGAAGGCTTGGTGCCTGCTTACAGCCTTTTGGGCGATCTGCGCGATTTCTGTGCGCCCGAGCCCGCGCTCCGCGACGCGATCGCCGCGGTGCAAAATGATCTCGAGAAGCTGTTGGACAAGGCGCAGCCGTTCGATGCCGCGAGCCTGGCGAAGGTCCGTGGCCTCGTGGAATGGCTTCCGGGCGCCTTGGCTGCAGTTCGGGGTGGGGAAGCCGTGCCGGCCCAGGGCCAAGCGGCCGCGCCGGCTGCTGCGGCGACTGCCTCTGCGCCGGTCGCGGCGGGCGACGGTGAGGGCGACGTCCTGCTCGACCTGCACCTGGACGAAAACCGGGAGCTGTTGGGCGAGTTCTACGCCGAGGCCGTCGATCACCTGCAGCAGATTGAAGCGGCACTGCTCGCCCTCGACCAGGAGCCGGACAATCAGGAGGCGCTGAATTCGATCTTCCGTTCGTTCCACACGATCAAGGGCAACGCCGGCTTTCTCGGATTGGTCCCGATGCAGCGTCTGGCCCACGAAGTGGAGTCTCTGCTCGACCTCGCGCGCAACCACCAGATCCAGCTCAACGCTGCGATCATCACGGAGATCCTCCGCAGTCGCGACGCGCTCCAGGCCCTTACCCAGCAGGTGGCAATCGCCCTCGAAAAGGGCCAGCTGCCTTCGCAGATCATTCCGGTCAGTCACTTGATTTCCGCCGTCAAACGTCTCGCGGCTTCGCCGCACGCGCCGGCGGCTCCCGCCCATGCGCCAGTGACTCCTCCCGCTGCTGCCTCGGCCGCGCCCGTTGCGACCGCTCCGGCGAGCGAGGTCGCTCCCGCGGCGGTGCCCGAAGCTTCGCCGGCGACATCTGCGGCCGAGGCCGCGGCGCCGGCCGCAGAGCTTGCTCCCGTGGTGCCAATGCCGGCCGGTGCGGCAACTGCGGAAAAGACCGTGGCCGCGGCACCGGACAAGAAGGCGACTGCTGGACCCGTGAAGATGGCGGCAAGCGCGACGGTGCGCGTGAACACCGAGAAGCTCGATTCGCTGATGGATGTCGTCGGTGAGCTGGTGATCGTGCAGAGCCAGCTGATTGAGTCCGCCCGACAGGAGGGGCAGATCAACACGACCTTGCAGCGCAACGTCGCGCAGCTTGGCCGCATCACGAAGGAGCTGCAGTCGACGGCGATGTCGCTGCGGATGATTCCGATCAAGCCGACGTTCCAGAAGATGGAGCGACTCGCGCGCGATCTCGCCCGCGATTTCGGCAAGAAGGTCGCGTTCGAGACGAGCGGTGAAGACACCGAGCTCGATCGCACGGTGGTCGAGGAGATCGGCGATCCGCTCGTCCACATGGTCCGCAACGCCCTCGATCATGGCCTGGAGACGTCCGCCGCCCGTATCGATGCCGGCAAACCCGAGGTGGGAACGGTCCGCCTGCGCGCCTACCATCAGGGTAGCAACATTGTCGTGGAATTGCAGGATGACGGACGCGGCATCGATCCGGCCAAGATCTACCGCAAGGCGGTCGAACGCGGCATGTTCCCCGACGGCACGGTGCTGAGCCGCGAGGAAACCCTGGCCCTCATCTTCGCCCCTGGTTTCTCGACGGCGGAAAAGGTGACGTCCGTCTCCGGCCGCGGCGTGGGCATGGACGTGGTGAAGCGCAACATCGAGCGCCTCCGCGGCAAGATCGAGATCGATTCCGAAGTCGGCAAGGGTTCGACCTTCAAGGTCAAGCTGCCGCTGACGATGGCGATCATTGACGGCCTGGTGGTTCGCGTTGGCGAGGATCGCTTCATCCTGCCCAGCACTTCGGTGCAGATGGCCCTCAGGCCCACGCGCGAGAGCATCACCTCCGTCCACGGCAAGGGAGAGGTCCTGGATCTGCGCGGCCGCTTCATCCCGGTGCACCGGCTCAACCGGCAGTTTGGAATTCCGGGCGACGCTGCCAACCCGTGGGAAGGTATCGTCGTCATCGTGGAAACGTCCGGCAAGGTCACCGCCCTGCTGGTCGACGAGATGGTCAGCAAGCAGGAGGTCGTCATCAAGAACCTCGGTGCTTACATGCAGAACTTGCCTGGCGTCGCCGGCGGAGCCATTCTCGGCGATGGCAACATCGCGTTGATTCTCGATCCAGGTTCCCTGCTCAACGCGGCGTAA
- the fliE gene encoding flagellar hook-basal body complex protein FliE has translation MSLIGSINPLSASPLTRIETTQPKIAVGLSGAGKTAPTESFGQVLDEVVSTVQTKQDAAQDITRKVLLGETDQLHQGMIAMQEASVAFSMMVEVRNKLVESYQELMRMQV, from the coding sequence ATGTCCCTGATCGGCTCCATCAACCCGCTTTCCGCCTCGCCGCTCACCCGGATCGAAACCACCCAGCCGAAGATCGCCGTCGGGTTGTCCGGCGCGGGCAAGACTGCTCCCACCGAGAGTTTCGGGCAGGTCCTCGACGAGGTGGTCTCCACGGTTCAGACCAAGCAGGACGCGGCGCAGGATATCACCCGCAAGGTGCTGCTCGGCGAGACCGACCAACTGCACCAGGGGATGATCGCGATGCAGGAGGCGTCCGTGGCCTTTTCCATGATGGTCGAGGTGCGCAACAAGCTCGTCGAATCCTACCAGGAGCTGATGCGCATGCAGGTGTGA
- a CDS encoding chemotaxis response regulator protein-glutamate methylesterase yields the protein MPLPPIRVLVVDDSAMVRKLVTDALKNDPEIEVVGTAIDPYVARDKITQLNPDVITLDIEMPRMDGLTFLKILMEQRPMPVIVMSSVTAQGSQHALDALRLGAFDVLSKPGGPYSFGDLGPQLIERIKATRGARVRRGTVPVADAPLRRSSPRVSTTRDIILLGASTGGTEALRTVLTRLPGGLPGIAIVQHIPPVFSKTFADRLNELCQFEVREAVDGDILRPGLALVAPGNFHMIVQWVHDHYQVRVTGGPPVWHQRPAVDILFKSAADTGAGTHALAGLLTGMGRDGAEGLLKLREKGAVTFAQDEASSVVYGMPRAAWENGGAQRQLAIDRVADFIIRHHESGSRPPFDHAPTP from the coding sequence ATGCCTCTCCCTCCCATACGTGTGCTCGTGGTCGACGATTCCGCCATGGTGCGGAAACTCGTGACCGACGCCCTCAAGAACGATCCCGAGATCGAGGTGGTCGGCACCGCCATCGACCCCTACGTCGCCCGCGACAAGATCACGCAGCTCAATCCGGACGTCATCACCCTCGACATCGAAATGCCGCGGATGGATGGCCTCACGTTCCTCAAGATCCTGATGGAACAGCGTCCGATGCCGGTGATCGTGATGAGTTCGGTCACCGCCCAGGGATCGCAGCACGCTTTGGATGCCTTGCGCCTCGGAGCGTTCGACGTCCTCTCCAAGCCCGGCGGCCCCTACTCCTTTGGCGATCTGGGCCCACAGTTGATCGAGCGCATCAAGGCCACCCGCGGCGCGCGCGTCCGGCGCGGCACCGTCCCGGTCGCCGATGCGCCCTTGCGACGCAGTTCGCCCCGGGTGTCCACCACGCGCGACATCATTCTGCTCGGCGCCTCCACCGGTGGCACCGAGGCATTGCGCACGGTCCTGACGCGCCTCCCCGGCGGGCTGCCGGGCATCGCGATCGTGCAGCACATCCCGCCGGTGTTCTCAAAGACGTTCGCCGACCGGCTCAACGAACTCTGCCAATTCGAGGTCCGCGAAGCCGTCGATGGCGACATCCTGCGTCCCGGACTGGCGCTGGTCGCGCCCGGAAACTTCCACATGATCGTCCAATGGGTGCACGATCACTATCAGGTGCGCGTCACCGGTGGTCCGCCGGTGTGGCATCAGCGACCGGCGGTGGACATTCTCTTCAAGTCGGCCGCCGACACCGGCGCGGGCACGCATGCCCTGGCCGGCCTGCTGACCGGCATGGGACGCGACGGCGCCGAGGGCTTGCTCAAGCTCCGGGAAAAGGGCGCGGTCACGTTTGCCCAGGACGAGGCCAGCAGTGTGGTTTACGGCATGCCGCGTGCAGCTTGGGAAAATGGCGGGGCGCAACGACAGCTGGCCATTGATCGCGTGGCTGATTTCATTATCCGCCATCACGAGTCGGGCTCCCGCCCGCCCTTCGACCACGCCCCCACGCCATGA
- a CDS encoding response regulator, with amino-acid sequence MRYKVLTVDDSKTVRIIVKKAFKPFDCEIFEAANGVEGLAVAAKESPDLILLDVTMPVMDGVEMLTKLKSDPALKGIPVVMLTAEGGRDNVLKIAKIGVRDYLVKPFKEDVLIEKCSRVIDLKPMNEGPAKAKSILDPAELLIVEDKPAIVQQIQEGLKHTPWKIKGVSTQAEAADQMSKATPDLIMVSLSLPEEAAFTLFRLIRTNVKTKYTPVFALVVKTETQQQQQAQTVGFTAIITKPIDTLDLESKIAKAMNLDTSQRYYAIEGDMMVMRLPEHCSPAVIAEAGAYLKPKFAEAVDAGFNKVVIDVHQIKSLHMGIIKLLFQAMQTCRELAMQFVLVGNAQIISECKGFEDTRGWTFYDSLEEAKTNLSKAVGSPALAST; translated from the coding sequence ATGCGCTACAAAGTTCTGACTGTGGACGACTCGAAAACCGTCCGCATCATCGTCAAAAAGGCCTTCAAGCCTTTCGATTGTGAAATCTTCGAGGCCGCGAACGGCGTCGAAGGTCTCGCGGTCGCCGCGAAAGAATCGCCCGACCTTATTCTCCTCGATGTCACGATGCCGGTCATGGACGGCGTGGAGATGCTGACGAAGCTGAAGTCGGACCCCGCGCTCAAGGGCATTCCCGTCGTGATGCTTACCGCCGAAGGCGGCCGCGACAATGTGCTCAAGATCGCCAAGATCGGGGTGCGTGACTACCTGGTGAAGCCGTTCAAAGAGGATGTGCTCATCGAGAAGTGCAGCCGCGTCATCGACCTCAAGCCGATGAACGAGGGGCCGGCGAAGGCGAAATCGATTCTCGATCCGGCCGAACTGCTCATCGTTGAGGACAAACCGGCGATCGTGCAGCAGATCCAGGAGGGGTTGAAACATACGCCGTGGAAGATCAAGGGTGTGTCCACCCAGGCCGAGGCCGCCGACCAGATGTCGAAGGCCACGCCCGACCTGATCATGGTCAGTCTCTCGTTGCCCGAAGAGGCGGCGTTCACGCTCTTCCGCCTGATCCGGACCAACGTGAAGACCAAGTACACCCCGGTGTTTGCGCTCGTCGTGAAGACGGAAACGCAGCAGCAGCAGCAGGCGCAGACCGTCGGTTTCACGGCGATCATCACCAAGCCGATCGACACCCTCGACCTCGAGTCGAAGATCGCGAAGGCAATGAATCTCGACACGTCGCAACGCTATTACGCCATCGAGGGCGACATGATGGTGATGCGACTCCCCGAGCACTGCTCGCCCGCTGTGATCGCGGAGGCTGGGGCCTACCTGAAGCCGAAGTTCGCCGAAGCGGTCGATGCCGGCTTCAACAAGGTCGTGATCGACGTGCACCAGATCAAGTCGCTCCACATGGGCATCATCAAGCTGCTCTTTCAGGCGATGCAGACCTGTCGCGAACTCGCCATGCAGTTCGTGCTCGTCGGCAACGCCCAGATCATCTCGGAGTGCAAGGGCTTTGAGGATACGCGCGGCTGGACGTTCTACGACTCGCTCGAGGAGGCCAAAACCAACTTGAGCAAGGCCGTCGGCAGCCCAGCGCTCGCGTCCACCTGA
- a CDS encoding HD domain-containing phosphohydrolase has product MIVPSQPTGSGPVPSQPAKAPASTSQILVVDDEPVVLTALKVTLEREGFPVVACTSPRKALEILAERDFSVIISDQRMPEMMGLEFLVESRQIRPYASRILITAVLALPTIVDAINKGEIFRFIAKPWLREELIATVRNAVQRHELVTHNEALQAETQRLNERLREANAALEVKVQDLEKQRQHLDAANHELAANYENSLELCRRILTTYDPILGGQAKALVEFATQMAATDKFTAKERHALRAAAWLCDLGLIGVPREMLRAFRTKSDQLTDRERGMLHNHPIYSQTLASLVDSNVEVGEVIRAHHERYDGRGYPDGLAGDGIPWPARCLAVAVGFVESGLSKTASIDALLAKSGTDYDPEAVRLFLKVANLVQLPKQVREIMLDELEPGMILANGIYSPHGLLLIGEGQPLSSATIAKIRSHDKTTPISQRLLVYT; this is encoded by the coding sequence ATGATCGTCCCTTCCCAGCCCACCGGCAGCGGCCCCGTTCCCAGCCAGCCCGCCAAGGCGCCCGCGAGCACCTCGCAGATTCTGGTCGTCGACGATGAGCCTGTCGTGCTGACGGCGCTCAAAGTGACGCTCGAGCGCGAAGGATTTCCCGTCGTCGCGTGCACCAGCCCGCGCAAGGCGCTGGAGATCCTGGCCGAGCGGGACTTTTCGGTGATCATCTCCGACCAGCGCATGCCGGAGATGATGGGACTGGAATTTCTCGTGGAGAGCCGCCAGATCCGGCCATACGCGTCCCGCATCCTGATCACCGCGGTGCTCGCTTTGCCGACGATCGTCGACGCGATCAACAAGGGCGAAATCTTCCGGTTCATCGCGAAGCCATGGCTGCGCGAGGAACTCATCGCGACGGTGCGCAACGCCGTGCAGCGGCACGAGCTCGTGACGCACAACGAGGCGCTGCAGGCCGAAACCCAGCGGCTGAATGAACGCCTGCGCGAGGCCAACGCCGCCCTCGAGGTGAAGGTCCAGGATCTAGAGAAGCAGCGCCAGCATCTCGACGCGGCGAACCACGAACTCGCGGCCAATTACGAGAACTCGCTCGAGCTCTGCCGTCGCATCCTGACCACTTACGATCCCATCCTCGGCGGCCAGGCTAAGGCACTCGTGGAGTTTGCCACCCAGATGGCGGCGACGGACAAATTTACCGCCAAGGAGAGGCACGCCCTTCGCGCCGCCGCCTGGCTTTGCGACCTCGGCTTGATCGGTGTCCCGCGCGAGATGCTGCGTGCCTTCCGCACGAAGTCCGACCAGTTGACCGACCGCGAGCGCGGGATGCTCCACAATCACCCCATCTACAGTCAGACGCTCGCCTCCCTCGTCGACTCCAACGTCGAGGTCGGCGAGGTCATCCGCGCGCACCACGAGCGCTACGACGGCCGGGGGTATCCGGATGGCCTGGCCGGCGATGGCATCCCCTGGCCCGCCCGGTGTCTCGCCGTGGCGGTTGGCTTTGTGGAATCCGGCCTGTCGAAGACTGCCTCAATCGACGCCCTGCTCGCGAAGTCCGGCACCGATTACGACCCGGAGGCGGTGCGGCTCTTCCTCAAGGTCGCCAATCTCGTCCAGTTGCCCAAGCAGGTGCGCGAGATCATGCTCGATGAACTCGAGCCCGGCATGATTCTCGCCAACGGGATCTACAGTCCGCATGGCCTCCTCCTCATCGGGGAGGGGCAGCCGCTGAGCAGCGCAACCATCGCCAAGATTCGCAGCCACGACAAGACGACGCCCATCAGCCAACGCCTCCTCGTCTACACCTGA
- a CDS encoding chemotaxis protein CheD, which translates to MGSPSISALFAQRVVVGVGDMGVSNNSQITLSTYALGSCVAVVAYDPVAVAGGLLHLMLPESKISPEKAAAQPAMFADTGLPLLFRSLVGVRCDLSRLRIFLAGGANVLCDTDTFKIGERNIAAARAFLAKNGFSIRCTAVGGTVNRTVHLNVGTGEVSMKMPTGNSSVSLAA; encoded by the coding sequence ATGGGATCACCCAGCATTTCCGCTCTGTTCGCCCAACGGGTTGTCGTGGGTGTCGGCGACATGGGCGTTTCGAACAACTCCCAAATCACCCTCAGCACGTACGCCCTCGGCTCTTGCGTGGCCGTGGTGGCATATGATCCGGTCGCCGTGGCAGGGGGCCTGCTGCATCTGATGCTTCCGGAATCCAAGATCTCTCCGGAGAAGGCGGCGGCCCAGCCGGCGATGTTCGCGGATACCGGCCTGCCCCTGCTCTTTCGCTCCCTGGTCGGCGTGCGCTGTGACCTCTCCCGCTTGCGCATCTTTCTCGCCGGCGGCGCCAACGTCCTGTGCGACACTGACACCTTCAAGATCGGCGAGCGCAACATTGCCGCGGCCCGCGCCTTCCTGGCGAAGAACGGTTTCAGCATTCGCTGCACCGCCGTCGGTGGCACGGTGAACCGCACCGTGCACCTGAACGTAGGAACCGGTGAGGTGAGCATGAAGATGCCGACGGGGAACAGCTCGGTCTCACTCGCGGCCTGA